The Longimicrobium terrae genome has a segment encoding these proteins:
- a CDS encoding type II toxin-antitoxin system VapC family toxin: protein MSNYVIDTQLYVRAIRNRAEYEKLRAFTSAFSPSVYLCSVVAQELLAGSRPEEKRELMRTYIEPFEDLGRTVVPTHWEWRKAGTVLNGLRARGYTITAAFTNDVLIACTANQIGAEVIHDNFRDYHAIQQLVRFRHRTGYPTRDAEAAAPTAG from the coding sequence ATGTCGAACTACGTGATTGACACGCAGCTGTACGTCCGAGCGATCCGGAACAGGGCGGAGTACGAGAAGCTGCGGGCATTCACATCAGCCTTTTCGCCCTCCGTGTACCTGTGTTCGGTGGTCGCGCAGGAGTTGCTTGCCGGTTCGCGCCCGGAGGAAAAGCGCGAACTGATGCGGACGTACATCGAGCCATTCGAAGATCTGGGGCGGACCGTGGTGCCGACCCACTGGGAATGGCGCAAGGCGGGGACGGTGCTGAACGGCCTTCGCGCGCGGGGGTACACGATCACGGCCGCATTCACGAACGACGTCCTGATCGCCTGCACCGCGAACCAGATTGGTGCGGAGGTCATTCACGACAACTTCCGCGACTACCACGCCATCCAGCAGCTTGTCCGGTTTCGACACCGGACGGGGTACCCGACCCGGGACGCGGAAGCCGCCGCTCCGACCGCAGGCTAG
- a CDS encoding tetratricopeptide repeat protein: protein MTTREWMDALEARFGRIEGELGQVAAGDRERLRGEIVGLFRETETAIEELTAFKERIRGLVERYKQLPAPAPAAPAQALVSDHIGSSTYIERGWSAIASGDAKRAVKELERALELAPNDPHAESLLGWAQMLREQYDDALMTYYKVMMRDPDNPLARVNLGYICLKKGIFGEAIEHLSRAIRQQTDRKAQLYAHFYMGLVYLDREMFEDARGFFHQALELGPNMLESWWEIGRTYYLEGNNEAAAQAWSRGHQTNRFNLWGERCGKALAQLNAGQPVSFQN, encoded by the coding sequence ATGACCACCCGGGAGTGGATGGACGCGCTGGAAGCCCGCTTCGGGCGCATCGAGGGCGAGCTGGGGCAGGTGGCCGCGGGCGACCGCGAGCGCCTGCGGGGCGAGATCGTGGGGCTGTTCCGCGAAACGGAAACGGCCATCGAGGAGCTGACCGCCTTCAAGGAGCGCATCCGCGGGCTGGTGGAGCGCTACAAGCAGCTTCCCGCGCCGGCGCCGGCGGCCCCGGCTCAGGCGCTGGTGAGCGACCACATCGGCAGCAGCACCTACATCGAGCGCGGATGGAGCGCCATCGCCAGCGGCGACGCCAAGCGCGCGGTCAAGGAGCTGGAGCGCGCGCTGGAGCTGGCGCCCAACGATCCGCACGCCGAAAGCCTGCTGGGGTGGGCGCAGATGCTGCGCGAGCAGTACGACGACGCGCTGATGACCTACTACAAGGTCATGATGCGCGATCCCGACAACCCGCTGGCCCGGGTGAACCTGGGGTACATCTGCCTCAAGAAGGGGATCTTTGGCGAGGCGATCGAGCACCTGTCGCGCGCCATCCGCCAGCAGACGGACCGCAAGGCGCAGCTGTATGCCCACTTCTACATGGGGCTGGTATACCTGGACCGCGAGATGTTCGAGGACGCGCGCGGCTTCTTTCACCAGGCGCTGGAGCTGGGCCCCAACATGCTGGAGTCGTGGTGGGAGATCGGCCGCACGTACTACCTGGAGGGGAACAACGAAGCCGCCGCCCAGGCCTGGAGCCGCGGGCACCAGACCAACCGCTTCAACCTGTGGGGCGAGCGGTGCGGCAAGGCGCTGGCCCAGTTGAACGCGGGGCAGCCCGTCTCCTTTCAGAACTGA
- a CDS encoding chemotaxis protein CheW translates to MRNVRQAAVPQVQLVTFQVGGEEFGLDVFAVHEILRWQAVTPVPRAPAFVEGVLDVRGSVVPVVDLRRRFEVPDVAYTDETRIVLVDFSGERLGLVVDSVTEVLRAPETSVSAPPAYIRGLAAEFMRGIVRHEGRLIILMDLDRILTSEERIALGDALAPAGEADAGA, encoded by the coding sequence GTGAGGAACGTGCGTCAGGCGGCGGTGCCGCAGGTGCAGCTGGTCACCTTTCAGGTAGGGGGCGAGGAGTTCGGGCTGGACGTGTTCGCCGTCCACGAAATCCTTCGCTGGCAGGCGGTTACGCCGGTGCCGCGCGCGCCCGCGTTTGTGGAGGGGGTGCTGGACGTGCGCGGCTCCGTGGTGCCCGTGGTGGACCTGCGCCGCCGCTTCGAGGTGCCGGACGTGGCGTACACGGACGAAACGCGCATCGTGCTCGTCGATTTTTCCGGCGAGCGGCTGGGGCTGGTGGTGGACAGCGTGACAGAGGTGCTGCGCGCGCCGGAGACCTCGGTATCCGCCCCGCCCGCGTACATCCGTGGGCTGGCCGCGGAGTTCATGCGCGGGATCGTTCGCCACGAGGGCCGGCTCATCATCCTCATGGACCTGGACCGCATCCTGACCAGCGAGGAGCGCATCGCCCTGGGTGATGCGCTGGCGCCGGCGGGCGAGGCGGACGCGGGCGCATGA
- a CDS encoding chemotaxis protein CheW: protein MSAAETVLDFRGWLARGEGAQVVVFRLGGELHGCDIRLVEEVVTKQRIHPLPDVPAHLLGMMLLRGEMVPVVDVSAALALPLTAEQPPVLVAGLGEARIGVAVDAVFEVLDIPAESLRPAPYTGGDRDAYVVAVARMPAGLVTLIDLAEILRERTTLETGEQP from the coding sequence GTGAGCGCGGCGGAGACGGTGCTGGACTTCCGCGGCTGGCTGGCGCGGGGCGAAGGTGCGCAGGTGGTCGTCTTTCGCTTGGGCGGCGAACTGCACGGCTGCGACATCCGCCTGGTGGAGGAGGTGGTGACGAAGCAGCGCATCCACCCCCTTCCCGACGTCCCCGCGCACCTGTTGGGGATGATGCTGCTGCGCGGCGAAATGGTGCCGGTGGTGGACGTGTCCGCCGCGCTGGCGCTGCCGCTGACGGCGGAGCAGCCCCCCGTGCTGGTGGCGGGGCTGGGCGAGGCGCGCATCGGCGTGGCGGTGGACGCGGTGTTCGAGGTGCTGGACATTCCCGCGGAGTCGCTGCGTCCCGCGCCGTACACCGGCGGCGACCGCGACGCGTACGTGGTGGCGGTGGCCCGCATGCCGGCGGGACTGGTGACCCTGATCGACCTCGCGGAGATCCTTCGCGAACGGACCACGCTGGAAACCGGGGAGCAACCGTGA
- a CDS encoding protein-glutamate methylesterase/protein-glutamine glutaminase, whose protein sequence is MSPSERRTHTVLVVDDSAFMRRVITDILSRTDEFRVVGTARDGHDALRKIHQLDPDLVTMDVEMPGLDGLAALGYIMSETPRPVVMLSAYTTERGEATMRALDYGAVDFVAKPSGTISLNLDTVSDRLLDALRAAASANLSVLPMRMGRRAAALPAPAPLPGMPGGSASMPVAPPLAPGTEREPAAPAPVPRTGVSAERVVVIAASTGGPRALTEIIPRLRAPLGAAVLVVQHMPPRFTRTLAERLDGMGGLPVSEAVDGETVRADHVYLAPGDYHMRVVRDARGVRIALDQEPTVWGVRPAADPLFRSAAEVFGGRTVGVVLTGMGKDGAEGLGAVVRAGGLGIAQDRATSVIFGMPAAAARTADQVLPLDQISAGIERGVDARAAVTAPAGEEAR, encoded by the coding sequence ATGTCGCCCTCTGAGCGGCGGACGCACACGGTGCTGGTGGTGGACGACAGCGCCTTCATGCGCCGCGTCATCACCGACATCCTTTCGCGCACGGACGAGTTCCGCGTGGTGGGCACGGCGCGCGACGGGCACGACGCGCTGCGCAAGATCCACCAGCTGGACCCCGACCTGGTGACCATGGACGTGGAGATGCCCGGGCTGGACGGGCTGGCCGCGCTGGGGTACATCATGAGCGAGACGCCGCGCCCCGTGGTCATGCTTTCCGCCTACACCACCGAGCGGGGCGAGGCCACCATGCGCGCGCTGGACTACGGCGCGGTGGATTTCGTCGCCAAGCCTTCCGGCACCATCTCGCTGAACCTGGACACGGTCAGCGACCGCCTGCTGGACGCCCTGCGCGCCGCGGCCTCGGCCAACCTGTCCGTCCTGCCGATGCGGATGGGGCGCCGCGCCGCCGCCCTCCCCGCGCCCGCGCCGCTTCCGGGAATGCCCGGCGGGAGCGCGTCCATGCCTGTGGCCCCCCCGCTGGCCCCGGGGACGGAGCGCGAGCCGGCGGCGCCCGCGCCCGTGCCGCGCACCGGGGTGTCGGCGGAACGGGTAGTGGTGATCGCCGCGTCCACGGGCGGCCCGCGCGCGCTGACGGAAATCATCCCCCGCCTGCGGGCCCCGCTGGGCGCCGCCGTGCTCGTGGTGCAGCACATGCCGCCGCGCTTTACCCGCACGCTGGCGGAGCGGCTGGACGGAATGGGCGGCCTTCCCGTCTCCGAGGCGGTGGATGGGGAGACGGTGCGCGCGGACCACGTCTACCTGGCCCCGGGGGACTACCACATGCGCGTCGTCCGCGACGCCCGCGGCGTGCGGATCGCGCTGGACCAGGAGCCGACGGTCTGGGGCGTGCGCCCCGCGGCGGACCCGCTGTTCCGCAGCGCCGCGGAGGTGTTCGGCGGGCGGACGGTGGGTGTGGTGCTCACGGGGATGGGCAAGGACGGCGCGGAGGGATTGGGCGCCGTCGTACGCGCCGGCGGGCTGGGGATCGCGCAGGACCGGGCCACGTCGGTGATCTTTGGAATGCCCGCCGCCGCCGCCCGCACCGCGGACCAGGTGCTGCCGCTGGACCAGATTTCCGCCGGGATCGAACGAGGTGTCGACGCGCGCGCCGCGGTGACGGCCCCGGCGGGCGAGGAGGCGCGGTGA
- a CDS encoding chemotaxis protein CheD has protein sequence MNRSNATYVKVAQHAVGGADDLLVTLGLGSCVAIMLHDADARVGGMAHVLLPEPALSRDRSNESKFASTAVPLLVQEMARRGARPGRLKARLVGGAAMFQTLMVPGSLNMGERNIRASREALHKAGIPILGEEVGGDYGRSVRFAIGPGTTIVSSVGRSDVAL, from the coding sequence ATGAACCGCAGCAACGCGACGTACGTAAAGGTGGCGCAGCACGCGGTGGGCGGAGCTGACGACCTGCTGGTGACGCTGGGGCTGGGCTCCTGCGTGGCCATCATGCTGCACGACGCCGACGCGCGGGTGGGCGGCATGGCGCACGTGCTGCTGCCCGAGCCCGCGCTTTCGCGCGACCGCAGCAACGAAAGCAAGTTCGCCAGCACCGCCGTTCCCCTGCTGGTGCAGGAGATGGCCCGCCGCGGCGCGCGCCCGGGACGCCTCAAGGCGCGCCTCGTCGGGGGCGCGGCCATGTTCCAGACGCTCATGGTCCCCGGCTCGCTCAACATGGGCGAGCGCAACATCCGCGCGTCGCGCGAGGCGCTGCACAAGGCGGGCATCCCCATTCTAGGCGAAGAGGTGGGGGGAGACTACGGCCGCTCGGTGCGCTTCGCCATCGGACCGGGCACCACCATCGTGAGCTCCGTGGGAAGGTCCGATGTCGCCCTCTGA
- a CDS encoding CheR family methyltransferase, translating into MSTPQPGFSLPMEGDDEELEKLKRKIERDRGFNCQFYKEKCLRRRIAVRMRARGQQTFAEYSALLDRDAGEYDHLLDTLTINVTKFFRNAETWAAIQEQVLPTLFEGRGPVRVWSAGSASGEEAYTCSMLTRAWLAGQGRAAEASRLQITGTDIDRRSLDAARLGEYPDLSMGETPPEMLSRWFTGGPPWTLRPEPRQNVTFERRDLISGEPLSGQQLIFCRNVVIYFDRDIQELLFKRFYDALAPGGFLVMGKVETLIGEARLLFKPINNRERIFRRPPA; encoded by the coding sequence ATGAGTACGCCGCAACCGGGCTTCAGCCTTCCCATGGAGGGCGATGACGAGGAACTGGAGAAGCTGAAGCGCAAGATCGAGCGCGACCGCGGCTTCAACTGCCAGTTCTACAAGGAAAAGTGCCTGCGCAGGCGCATCGCCGTGCGCATGCGCGCGCGCGGGCAGCAGACGTTCGCGGAGTACTCGGCGCTGCTGGACCGCGACGCGGGGGAGTACGACCATCTCCTGGACACGCTGACCATCAACGTCACCAAGTTCTTTCGCAACGCCGAAACGTGGGCGGCCATCCAGGAGCAGGTGCTGCCCACGCTCTTTGAGGGGCGCGGCCCGGTCAGGGTGTGGAGCGCCGGTTCCGCCAGCGGCGAGGAGGCGTACACCTGCTCCATGCTTACCCGCGCCTGGCTGGCGGGGCAGGGGCGGGCGGCGGAGGCATCGCGCCTGCAGATCACGGGAACGGACATCGACCGGCGCAGCCTGGACGCCGCCCGCTTGGGCGAGTACCCGGACCTGTCCATGGGAGAAACACCGCCGGAGATGCTGAGCCGGTGGTTCACCGGCGGGCCGCCGTGGACGCTGCGCCCCGAGCCCCGGCAGAACGTGACGTTCGAGCGGCGCGACCTCATCAGCGGCGAGCCGCTGAGCGGGCAGCAGCTCATCTTCTGCCGCAACGTGGTGATCTACTTTGACCGCGACATCCAGGAACTGCTCTTCAAGCGCTTCTACGACGCGCTGGCGCCTGGCGGCTTTCTGGTGATGGGCAAGGTGGAGACGCTGATCGGCGAGGCGCGGCTCCTGTTCAAGCCCATCAACAACCGCGAGCGCATCTTTCGCAGGCCGCCCGCATGA
- a CDS encoding DUF4388 domain-containing protein, whose protein sequence is MAIKGNLREASLPDVLQLLAMGQKTGCLSLTDRSNFGYVYFDRGRITYASIVNRRDRLGDLLVKNGLVAPQALASAIDEQGRDPRSRLGEILIRQGALTREQLEQYIRIQIEEAVYYLFTWTQGTFNFEAEQRPEEGAMLVSINPENLLLEGARRIDEWSLIEKKIPSLDLVFEVDRAKPVAGVELSEEQRKILPLVDGKRSVQELIDESGMVEFDVGKALFGLIQAGFAHPVGRRQAQVKEVPQARIDEHRNLGIAFYKTGMYDEATREFRRVAELQPRNLDARFHLALIGLRKGDDRFALRYLKEVVELGGSRAGVFQAMSLSLERLGRLPDARFASDEAVRLAPTRPQVLLSRAILMLKSGDVEKAGEAFTRYREVLGERRAPASYYAFAILCHASTGGVDQALKLGEEGIALHPHSAPVHLHLGAVQERKGDWERAEALYRRATEEDRDSAPAQKALGDALYRRGAYDEAAESYGRAVRLNPRLGDDVYFRMGNIHYKRMERTQAVELWRRALELNPQNSVVRTNLELVESVLR, encoded by the coding sequence ATGGCGATCAAGGGAAACCTCAGGGAAGCGAGCCTTCCGGACGTGCTGCAGCTGCTGGCCATGGGGCAGAAGACCGGCTGCCTTTCGCTGACGGACCGCAGCAACTTCGGCTACGTCTACTTCGACCGCGGCCGCATCACCTACGCATCCATCGTCAACCGGCGTGACCGGCTGGGCGACCTGCTGGTCAAGAACGGCCTGGTGGCCCCGCAGGCGCTCGCGTCGGCCATCGACGAGCAGGGGCGCGACCCGCGCAGCCGCCTGGGCGAAATCCTCATCCGCCAGGGCGCGCTCACCCGCGAGCAGCTGGAGCAGTACATCCGCATCCAGATCGAAGAAGCGGTCTACTACCTCTTCACTTGGACGCAGGGCACCTTCAACTTCGAGGCGGAGCAGCGCCCGGAAGAAGGCGCCATGCTGGTCTCCATCAACCCCGAAAACCTCCTTCTCGAAGGCGCCCGCCGCATCGACGAGTGGAGCCTGATCGAAAAGAAGATCCCCTCCCTCGACCTCGTCTTCGAGGTGGACCGGGCCAAGCCGGTCGCGGGCGTCGAGCTCAGCGAGGAGCAGCGCAAGATCCTGCCGCTGGTGGACGGCAAGCGCAGCGTGCAGGAGCTGATCGACGAGTCGGGGATGGTGGAGTTCGACGTGGGCAAGGCGCTGTTCGGGCTGATCCAGGCCGGATTCGCGCACCCCGTCGGTCGGAGGCAGGCGCAGGTGAAGGAGGTGCCGCAGGCGCGCATCGACGAGCACCGCAACCTGGGGATCGCCTTCTACAAGACGGGGATGTACGATGAGGCCACGCGCGAATTCCGCCGCGTCGCCGAGCTGCAGCCCCGCAACCTGGACGCCCGCTTTCACCTGGCCCTCATCGGGCTGCGCAAGGGCGACGACCGCTTCGCGCTCCGCTACCTCAAGGAAGTCGTCGAACTCGGCGGATCGCGCGCGGGCGTGTTTCAGGCGATGTCGCTGTCGCTGGAGCGGCTGGGGCGGCTTCCGGATGCCCGCTTCGCCAGCGACGAAGCCGTTCGTCTTGCCCCCACGCGTCCGCAGGTGCTGCTGTCGCGCGCCATCCTGATGCTCAAGTCGGGCGACGTGGAAAAGGCGGGCGAGGCGTTCACCAGGTACCGCGAGGTGCTGGGCGAGCGGCGCGCGCCGGCCTCGTACTACGCCTTTGCCATCCTCTGCCACGCCAGCACCGGCGGGGTGGACCAGGCTCTGAAGCTGGGCGAGGAAGGGATCGCGCTGCATCCGCACTCCGCGCCCGTGCACCTGCACCTGGGCGCCGTGCAGGAGCGCAAGGGCGACTGGGAGCGCGCGGAGGCGCTGTACCGCCGCGCCACGGAGGAGGACCGCGACTCCGCCCCGGCACAGAAGGCGCTGGGCGACGCGCTGTACCGCCGCGGTGCCTACGACGAAGCGGCCGAGTCGTACGGCCGCGCCGTGCGGCTGAACCCGCGCCTGGGCGACGACGTGTACTTTCGCATGGGCAACATCCACTACAAGCGGATGGAGCGCACGCAGGCGGTGGAGCTGTGGCGCCGCGCACTGGAGCTGAACCCGCAGAACTCCGTGGTGCGCACCAACCTGGAGCTGGTGGAGAGCGTTCTGAGATGA
- a CDS encoding DnaA ATPase domain-containing protein, with amino-acid sequence MNFSQDPRFTFDTFVVGPGNRMAAAAARRAAEQPRTAYNPLFIHGGPGTGKTHLLQSVGALALALRPELRVLYLTADGLVDRVSAAVGAGTVDALREQLLDADLVLIDEAHQLAGRARTQEELLAVWNELETQAQIVIAAEGLTPDLPGVDDALRARFIHGLAVDLPAAEADARPEIARRAAEQRGITLQGDAAEQIARLTGDGAAGLIAAVERVGAAQTERGGTLAGDELAGVAKPHSGSAHTMDEFSAFLSDISATVEEIVETAPWRRRLAESILRWEGEGVRTRRLEVALEADTAPDLDALLQSFDDDVARLRLIAADLEALAADSAKSPVLRDPDRVGEAEALLVSARASAERKAEEVERARPQVDRWYFNAEKTALNWLALEDRVLEELA; translated from the coding sequence ATGAATTTTTCGCAGGACCCGCGCTTCACCTTCGACACCTTTGTCGTCGGCCCCGGCAACCGGATGGCCGCGGCCGCCGCGCGCCGTGCGGCCGAGCAGCCGCGCACCGCGTACAACCCGCTGTTCATCCACGGCGGCCCCGGCACCGGCAAGACGCACCTGCTGCAGTCCGTGGGCGCGCTGGCCCTGGCGCTGCGGCCGGAGCTGCGCGTGCTGTACCTGACCGCCGACGGCCTGGTGGACCGCGTGTCCGCCGCCGTGGGCGCGGGCACGGTGGACGCGCTGCGCGAACAGCTGCTGGACGCCGACCTCGTCCTCATCGACGAGGCGCACCAGCTGGCCGGCCGCGCGCGCACGCAGGAAGAGCTGCTGGCCGTGTGGAACGAGCTGGAAACGCAGGCGCAGATCGTCATCGCCGCCGAGGGCCTCACTCCCGACCTGCCCGGCGTGGACGACGCCCTGCGCGCCCGCTTCATCCACGGGCTCGCCGTTGACCTCCCCGCGGCCGAGGCGGACGCACGGCCGGAGATCGCGCGGCGGGCGGCGGAGCAGCGCGGCATCACCCTGCAGGGCGACGCGGCGGAGCAGATCGCCCGGCTCACCGGGGACGGCGCGGCGGGGCTCATCGCCGCGGTGGAACGCGTGGGCGCGGCGCAGACGGAGCGCGGCGGCACGCTGGCGGGCGACGAACTGGCCGGCGTGGCGAAGCCGCACTCCGGCTCCGCGCACACGATGGACGAGTTCAGCGCCTTCCTCTCCGACATCTCCGCCACCGTGGAGGAGATCGTGGAGACGGCGCCGTGGCGGCGGCGCCTGGCGGAAAGCATTCTGCGCTGGGAGGGCGAGGGCGTGCGCACCCGCCGCCTGGAGGTGGCGCTGGAGGCCGACACCGCGCCGGACCTGGACGCGCTGCTGCAGTCGTTCGATGACGACGTGGCGCGGCTGCGGCTGATCGCCGCCGACCTGGAAGCGCTGGCCGCGGATTCCGCCAAGTCGCCCGTCCTGCGCGATCCCGACCGCGTGGGCGAGGCCGAGGCGCTGCTGGTGAGCGCCCGCGCATCCGCGGAGCGCAAGGCGGAAGAGGTGGAGCGCGCGCGCCCGCAGGTGGACCGCTGGTACTTCAACGCCGAAAAGACGGCGCTGAACTGGCTGGCGCTGGAAGACCGCGTGCTGGAGGAGCTGGCCTGA
- a CDS encoding GTP-binding protein translates to MSLVNYSTREITSKIVYYGPGRSGKTTNLQYIHGQVPEERRGRMVSLATETDRTLFFDFLPLELGTISGFQTRFQLYTVPGQVYYDATRKLVLQGADGVVFVADSQRAQREENVESFRNLQVNLLEQGVDPRTIPIVIQYNKRDLPDVMSLDEMDDLLNYRDLPRFEARALSGGGVFDTLKGISEVVLRRLSQRFGRGVSDAV, encoded by the coding sequence ATGTCGCTGGTCAACTACAGCACCCGCGAAATCACGTCCAAGATCGTGTACTACGGTCCCGGGCGCAGCGGAAAAACGACCAATCTGCAGTACATCCACGGCCAGGTGCCGGAGGAGCGACGTGGCCGCATGGTTTCGCTGGCCACGGAAACGGACCGCACCCTGTTCTTTGACTTTCTGCCGCTGGAACTGGGGACGATTTCCGGGTTCCAGACGCGGTTTCAGCTGTACACGGTGCCGGGGCAGGTGTACTACGACGCCACCCGCAAGCTGGTGCTGCAGGGCGCGGACGGCGTCGTCTTCGTGGCCGACAGCCAGCGGGCGCAGCGGGAGGAGAACGTGGAAAGCTTCCGCAACCTGCAGGTGAACCTGCTGGAGCAGGGGGTGGATCCGCGTACGATCCCCATCGTCATCCAGTACAACAAGCGCGACCTGCCGGACGTGATGTCGCTGGATGAGATGGATGACCTGCTGAACTACCGCGACCTGCCGCGCTTCGAGGCGCGGGCGCTGAGCGGGGGCGGGGTGTTCGATACGCTCAAGGGGATCAGCGAAGTCGTCCTCCGCCGCCTGTCGCAGCGCTTTGGCCGCGGCGTGAGCGACGCGGTGTAG
- a CDS encoding roadblock/LC7 domain-containing protein, giving the protein MRRTDLPEFVGALEAPVERFAREAGLRLVLLINESGQVLAQRGFARALDVMGVASLGAGIQASSQALAVMLGERGFSHLHQGGAASQVFIGPFRTPAENLIVIAVFGEDSSLGLVQVFFGEFTGEVSRLPGWSAVRPTSDARAFERDLNAGLENLFGGASA; this is encoded by the coding sequence ATGAGGCGCACCGATCTGCCCGAGTTCGTCGGGGCGCTGGAGGCGCCGGTGGAGCGCTTTGCCCGCGAGGCGGGGCTGCGGCTGGTGCTGCTCATCAACGAAAGCGGCCAGGTGCTTGCGCAGCGCGGCTTTGCGCGGGCGCTGGACGTCATGGGCGTGGCCTCGCTGGGCGCCGGCATCCAGGCGTCGTCGCAGGCGCTGGCGGTGATGCTGGGGGAGCGGGGCTTTTCGCACCTGCACCAGGGGGGCGCGGCGTCGCAGGTGTTCATCGGCCCGTTCCGCACCCCGGCCGAAAACCTGATCGTGATCGCGGTGTTCGGCGAAGATTCGTCCCTGGGGCTGGTGCAGGTCTTCTTCGGGGAATTCACCGGCGAGGTGTCGCGCCTGCCGGGATGGAGCGCCGTCCGTCCCACGTCCGACGCCCGCGCCTTTGAGCGCGACCTGAACGCCGGGCTTGAAAATCTGTTCGGCGGCGCGTCCGCCTGA
- a CDS encoding roadblock/LC7 domain-containing protein: MSAYRDMLHRINRIPGVRGSMIVAAEDGLIVEEDLMVGVPGPAAAALVASLFRRARRSVSTAEFGSAAYMQVEGDDGLLFAAAPPQLGDLLLVVIADSRVNVGLVRLEAQKVVEALG, translated from the coding sequence GTGAGCGCGTATCGCGACATGCTGCACCGCATCAACCGCATCCCCGGCGTGCGCGGCTCCATGATCGTGGCCGCGGAAGACGGGCTGATCGTGGAAGAGGACCTGATGGTGGGCGTGCCCGGCCCGGCGGCGGCGGCCCTCGTCGCCTCGCTCTTCCGCCGCGCGCGGCGGTCCGTCTCCACGGCGGAGTTCGGGAGCGCCGCGTACATGCAGGTGGAGGGGGATGACGGGCTGCTGTTCGCCGCCGCCCCGCCGCAGCTGGGCGACCTGCTGCTCGTGGTGATCGCCGACAGCCGGGTGAACGTGGGGCTGGTGCGGCTGGAAGCGCAGAAGGTGGTCGAGGCGCTGGGATGA
- a CDS encoding tetratricopeptide repeat protein: MSASPMQVRQWSEEVAANPGSHSFLLLAQAYREQGRRDAAMKLCIRGLERHPDHVDAHHLLGLLYQEAGDTVKAFDEWDIALALSPDHFGSRREIGLLSHARGDWGTAVRHLERALEADAFDQQVRDALEDAWQRQSGRPPAPRAVEAPAPAPAVIAAAVSAPAPPIPAAPVAEAPPSGFDTIIQEFRGFAAERGIAGALLLDDQGFVLAGEISVDGIDRGPDVAAVLSGASPEAERALRHLGLGAWKGILVETPEAIVRLAPAGDGLVAVAGTRQVPTGWVLRVAGRARDAALRFLDEGGGA; the protein is encoded by the coding sequence GTGAGCGCGTCGCCCATGCAGGTTCGGCAGTGGAGCGAGGAAGTGGCTGCCAACCCCGGCTCGCACTCGTTCCTTTTGCTCGCCCAGGCGTACCGCGAGCAGGGCCGCCGCGACGCCGCCATGAAGCTGTGCATCCGCGGGCTGGAGCGGCACCCGGACCACGTGGACGCCCATCACCTGCTCGGCCTGCTGTACCAGGAGGCGGGGGACACGGTCAAGGCGTTCGACGAGTGGGACATCGCGCTCGCCCTGTCGCCGGACCACTTCGGGTCGCGCCGCGAGATCGGGCTGCTGAGCCACGCCCGCGGCGACTGGGGCACCGCCGTGCGCCACCTGGAGCGTGCGCTGGAGGCGGACGCGTTCGACCAGCAGGTGCGCGACGCGCTGGAAGATGCGTGGCAGCGCCAGTCCGGCCGGCCGCCCGCGCCCCGCGCCGTGGAGGCGCCCGCGCCCGCCCCGGCCGTGATCGCCGCCGCGGTGAGCGCGCCCGCTCCGCCGATCCCCGCCGCGCCGGTGGCGGAGGCGCCGCCGAGCGGGTTCGACACGATCATCCAGGAGTTCCGCGGCTTTGCGGCGGAGCGGGGGATCGCGGGGGCGCTGCTGCTGGACGACCAGGGCTTCGTGCTGGCGGGCGAGATCAGCGTGGACGGAATCGACCGCGGGCCGGACGTGGCGGCCGTGCTCTCCGGCGCATCGCCGGAAGCGGAGCGGGCGCTGCGCCACCTGGGGCTGGGCGCGTGGAAGGGCATCCTGGTGGAGACGCCGGAAGCGATTGTCCGTCTCGCCCCCGCGGGGGATGGGCTGGTCGCGGTCGCGGGGACGCGGCAGGTGCCCACGGGATGGGTGCTGCGCGTGGCCGGCCGCGCGCGCGACGCCGCGCTTCGCTTTCTGGACGAGGGAGGCGGGGCGTGA